The sequence GAGCCCCAGAAAGGACGCGGCAGTTTTCTGGCATACACAGGAGAGGGTGAACGCAGTCTCTTATTTCTGTCTCACATCGATGTGGTAACTGCCACCAAGGGATGGAGTTTCCCTCCTTTTTCAGGCGAGATAAAGGATGGCTTTGTATTCGGTCGTGGGGCAATAGATTGTAAAGCTTTGGTGGCTGCTCAGGCCTGCTCAGTTATTAGCTTAGCACAGGAGAAAAAACTTAAAGGCAGGTTGATTTTTGCGGCTACTGCTGACGAGGAAACGCTCGGACCGCTCGGCGCTAAATACTTAGTTGACAATCACATAGACAGGATAAAAGCCGATTTCGCCATCAACGAAGGTGCTGAAGCACCGGCTCAAGTAGCTGATAAGGTATGTCACTTCATCGCGGTGGGAGAAAAAGCCCCTTCCTGGATTAAGCTATCGACCAGAGGAACTTCGGCTCACGGAGCACTCCCTATGCTTGGGGATAACGCCATAGTGAAAATGGCCGATGTATTAAAAAATCTGGCAAATTACAGGCCCAGGCCAGCCTTGATTCCAGTGGTGAAGGAACTCACTAAGACGATAGCCGAGCTTGAAAGCTTAGGCAGTGAAATAAATGAAAACAATATCGACCAGTATATCCAGAACCTCAAAAATAAGAACTTTGCGGCATATTTATCGGCCATAACCAGGTTTACAGTTTCGCCCAATGTTGTCCACGGTGGACTGAAGACAAACATCGTGCCCGATGGTTGCGAAGCGGAAGTTGATATCAGAATCCTGCCCGGACAAAACAAGGAGCAAATTCTGAAGGAACTCCAGCCATTTTTGGGTGATGTTGAAATAGAGGTTATTAACCATACATCCCCAAC is a genomic window of Chloroflexota bacterium containing:
- a CDS encoding M20/M25/M40 family metallo-hydrolase, whose amino-acid sequence is MQVEQILADLIRIQSVNPPGGETEVAMYLKRLFDQYGISNEVIEPQKGRGSFLAYTGEGERSLLFLSHIDVVTATKGWSFPPFSGEIKDGFVFGRGAIDCKALVAAQACSVISLAQEKKLKGRLIFAATADEETLGPLGAKYLVDNHIDRIKADFAINEGAEAPAQVADKVCHFIAVGEKAPSWIKLSTRGTSAHGALPMLGDNAIVKMADVLKNLANYRPRPALIPVVKELTKTIAELESLGSEINENNIDQYIQNLKNKNFAAYLSAITRFTVSPNVVHGGLKTNIVPDGCEAEVDIRILPGQNKEQILKELQPFLGDVEIEVINHTSPTISEYKSRYYETIRQTLQESVKGDLVLPSISAGSTDSRLLRAAGIPSYGINMLTLNLDPALRRSVHGVDEKIDIDSLKVKTNFLTALAKRYLS